The following are from one region of the Amycolatopsis sp. QT-25 genome:
- the def gene encoding peptide deformylase: protein MVMRDLRYFGDPVLKTVCDPVTTFDKKIESLVTDLMDGVKPAGRAGLAAPQIGVGLRVFSYDVGGLSGYVINPELVELSEETHEIGEGCLSVPELWFPVVRAKHAVVRGVDLRNEPVEVDGVDVLAQCLQHETDHLDGKLYLERLTPERKKRALGEARGKDWFWNRN from the coding sequence ATGGTGATGCGCGACCTGCGCTACTTCGGGGATCCCGTGCTCAAGACCGTATGCGACCCGGTCACGACATTCGACAAGAAGATCGAGTCGCTGGTGACCGATCTGATGGACGGGGTGAAACCGGCCGGACGCGCCGGGCTCGCGGCGCCGCAGATCGGGGTCGGCCTGCGGGTGTTCAGCTACGACGTCGGCGGCCTGAGCGGATACGTGATCAACCCGGAGCTCGTCGAGCTGTCCGAAGAGACGCACGAGATCGGCGAGGGCTGCCTGTCCGTGCCGGAGCTGTGGTTCCCGGTCGTCCGCGCGAAGCACGCGGTGGTGCGGGGTGTCGACCTGCGTAACGAGCCCGTCGAGGTCGATGGCGTCGACGTGCTCGCCCAGTGCCTGCAGCACGAAACCGACCACCTCGACGGCAAGCTCTACCTGGAGCGCCTCACCCCCGAACGCAAGAAGCGCGCACTGGGCGAGGCCCGCGGCAAGGACTGGTTCTGGAACCGCAATTAG
- a CDS encoding YbaK/EbsC family protein — translation MSTIDQSWHPSVAKVAAALAEAGQQNAAAGIRILPAEVRTAAQAAEALGVEVGAIANSLVFRGRAGETETALLALTSGAHRADTGILASLTGVDEIGKADADFVRAHTGQPIGGVAPVGHPKALTTLVDTALRAHDVVWAAAGHPKSVYPTTFARLVALTGGTPADVAGDGQDGRP, via the coding sequence ATGAGCACCATCGACCAGTCCTGGCATCCCTCGGTGGCCAAGGTCGCGGCCGCCCTCGCCGAGGCGGGTCAGCAGAACGCCGCGGCCGGGATCCGGATCCTTCCCGCCGAAGTCCGCACGGCCGCGCAGGCCGCCGAAGCGCTCGGTGTCGAGGTCGGCGCGATCGCGAACAGCCTCGTCTTCCGCGGCCGCGCCGGCGAGACGGAAACCGCCCTGCTCGCCCTGACCTCGGGCGCGCATCGCGCCGACACCGGCATCCTGGCCTCCCTGACCGGCGTCGACGAGATCGGCAAGGCGGACGCGGATTTCGTCCGCGCGCACACCGGGCAGCCGATCGGCGGCGTCGCCCCGGTCGGTCACCCGAAGGCGTTGACCACTCTCGTCGACACCGCGTTACGCGCTCACGACGTCGTCTGGGCCGCCGCCGGGCATCCGAAGTCCGTGTACCCCACGACGTTCGCCCGTCTCGTCGCGCTGACCGGGGGCACTCCCGCGGACGTCGCGGGCGACGGGCAAGATGGGCGCCCGTGA
- a CDS encoding methylenetetrahydrofolate reductase — MTSVVERLQGDGPVFSIEFFPPRDAADEAVLWKSIRELEPLDPAYMSITYGAGGSSRDGTIRSIARVATETTLVPMAHLTAVNHSVAELRNVIGWYAAVGVRNILALRGDPPGDVYGDWVPHPDGLGYAEELVELVRSLGDFCVGVSAFPYGHPRSANLEADTEYLVRKLRAGADFAIAQLFFEAEDFLRLRDRVAATGCEALVIPGIMPLTTPRTLHTSIKLSGAPAPRRLLDRLEPLAGDPKAFRAEGIDAVTELCERLIAEGVPDLHFYTFNRSKATREVVSRLGLVPARA; from the coding sequence ATGACGTCGGTGGTCGAGCGGTTGCAGGGTGATGGACCCGTGTTCTCCATCGAGTTCTTCCCGCCTCGCGACGCGGCCGACGAGGCGGTGCTGTGGAAGTCGATCCGGGAACTCGAGCCGCTGGACCCGGCGTACATGTCGATCACCTACGGCGCGGGCGGCTCCAGCCGCGACGGCACGATCCGCAGCATCGCCCGCGTCGCCACCGAAACCACGCTGGTGCCGATGGCGCACCTCACCGCCGTGAACCACTCGGTCGCGGAACTGCGCAACGTCATCGGCTGGTACGCCGCCGTCGGCGTGCGGAACATCCTCGCGCTGCGCGGCGACCCGCCGGGTGACGTCTACGGCGACTGGGTCCCGCATCCGGACGGGCTCGGCTACGCCGAAGAACTCGTGGAGCTGGTGCGTTCGCTCGGCGACTTCTGTGTCGGTGTCTCGGCGTTCCCGTACGGCCACCCGAGGTCGGCGAACCTCGAGGCCGACACCGAATACCTGGTGCGCAAGCTGCGCGCGGGCGCGGACTTCGCGATCGCGCAGCTGTTCTTCGAGGCGGAAGACTTCCTCCGCCTGCGTGACCGGGTGGCGGCCACCGGCTGCGAGGCGCTGGTCATTCCCGGCATCATGCCGCTGACCACGCCGCGGACGCTGCACACGTCGATCAAGCTGTCCGGCGCGCCGGCGCCCCGGCGGCTGCTGGACCGGCTCGAACCGCTGGCCGGCGACCCGAAGGCCTTCCGCGCGGAAGGGATCGACGCGGTGACCGAACTGTGCGAGCGCCTCATCGCCGAAGGCGTCCCTGACCTGCACTTCTACACGTTCAACCGGTCCAAGGCCACGCGTGAGGTGGTCAGCAGGCTCGGGCTGGTCCCGGCTCGCGCGTAA
- a CDS encoding GNAT family N-acetyltransferase, producing MTAMSSERTRYVQLSAEEFRARLPEALTIYVDAMRYPEGTAEQRAPMWLTHALREGWRCMAALDADGVLLGLAYGYKGRGGQWWHEQVRHGLTRREGQAAAEHWMSDYFELTEIHVSPGNQGKRIGEDLLRRLLDGVPNAHVLLSTPEGTSRAWNLYRRVGFVDVLRDYHFAGDPRAFAILGRTLPL from the coding sequence GTGACCGCGATGTCCTCGGAACGCACCCGCTACGTCCAGTTGTCCGCGGAGGAGTTCCGCGCCCGGCTCCCCGAGGCGCTGACCATCTACGTCGACGCCATGCGCTACCCCGAAGGCACCGCCGAGCAACGCGCGCCGATGTGGCTCACGCACGCGCTGCGTGAAGGCTGGCGCTGCATGGCCGCGCTCGACGCGGACGGCGTCCTGCTCGGGCTCGCCTACGGCTACAAGGGCCGCGGCGGCCAGTGGTGGCACGAACAGGTCCGCCACGGCCTGACCCGCCGCGAGGGCCAGGCCGCCGCCGAGCACTGGATGTCGGACTACTTCGAGCTCACCGAAATCCACGTCAGCCCCGGAAACCAGGGCAAGCGGATCGGCGAGGACCTCCTCCGGCGGCTGCTCGACGGCGTGCCCAACGCCCACGTCCTCCTCTCCACGCCGGAAGGCACCAGCCGGGCCTGGAACCTGTACCGGCGCGTCGGCTTCGTCGATGTGCTGCGGGACTACCACTTCGCCGGGGACCCGCGGGCGTTCGCGATCCTCGGCCGGACGCTGCCGCTCTAG
- a CDS encoding VOC family protein, producing the protein MAAQLVNLVFDSALPRDLAGFWEGLFSWDAPFQPAFRSEAGPKRGKNRLHLDLASRSPGHQAELVDRALSLGARHVDIGQGPPEEKRVPWVVLADPEGNEFCVLEPREQYEGSGALASVVIDALDPERLARFWAAALGREIGVREKTIVGLRPPEGRGPWVEFLATKAEKRRKNRLRFEIAPRRGKSRAAEVRRLRELGATGQGPASQGAVAMVDPEGNEFSVLTPR; encoded by the coding sequence GTGGCGGCACAGCTGGTGAACCTGGTCTTCGACTCGGCCCTTCCCAGAGATCTGGCGGGTTTCTGGGAAGGGCTGTTCAGCTGGGACGCCCCGTTTCAACCGGCGTTCCGCTCCGAGGCGGGCCCCAAGCGGGGCAAGAACCGGCTGCACCTGGATCTGGCGAGCCGCTCGCCCGGCCACCAGGCGGAGCTGGTGGACCGTGCGCTGTCCCTCGGCGCCCGGCACGTCGACATCGGGCAGGGCCCGCCGGAGGAGAAGCGGGTGCCGTGGGTGGTGCTCGCGGACCCCGAGGGCAACGAGTTCTGCGTCCTCGAACCGCGCGAGCAGTACGAGGGTTCCGGCGCGCTCGCTTCGGTCGTCATCGACGCCCTCGATCCGGAGCGGCTCGCGCGGTTCTGGGCGGCCGCCCTGGGCCGGGAGATCGGCGTCCGCGAGAAGACGATCGTGGGGCTGCGGCCGCCGGAAGGTCGCGGCCCGTGGGTCGAGTTCCTCGCCACGAAAGCGGAGAAACGGCGCAAGAACAGGCTGCGGTTCGAGATCGCGCCACGGCGGGGCAAGAGCCGGGCGGCGGAAGTCCGTCGTCTTCGGGAACTCGGCGCGACGGGACAGGGGCCGGCGAGCCAAGGCGCCGTGGCCATGGTGGATCCGGAGGGCAACGAGTTCAGCGTGCTCACACCGCGTTAG
- a CDS encoding DUF885 domain-containing protein has protein sequence MASTARSVHQICDRYVDDYAATDPVAATTFGISGYDDRLTDYSPAGHAARAAIAARALAEIEAAEPADDGERAAKAVFTERIGLQLEIHEAGLDAAALNVIASPAQDLRMVFDLMPTDTAEDWATIAARMTKVPEALDGLRASLLAAADAGQVSALRQVGKVAEQAETWAGLKNDTGFFETLVSGAKDVDEKLRAELGQAAQAAQEAYAEFAGFLRAELAPLAPVKDAVGAEVYKLWSRLFTGATLDLDEAYAWGWAEFTRIEAEMREVADRIKPGATLAEVAAALDADPKYVVRGRAEFQAWMQNLSDNALKSLRGKHFDISDRVMALECKIAPPGGTVGAYYTGPSEDFARPGRMWWSLPQGRDRFITWREVSTVYHEGAPGHHLQIATAVDQSSSLDKYQRLLAFTSGHAEGWALYSERLMQDLGFLSDDGDLLGMLSEQLFRAARVLVDIGMHLELEIPAGTGFHEGERWTPDLGLEFMLTRTVTDPAHVHDEIDRYLGWPGQAPSYKLGERLWLAARDEARARQGDAFDIKQFHTRALALGGMGLDTLREMLAALD, from the coding sequence ATGGCTTCAACCGCGCGAAGTGTGCACCAGATCTGTGACCGGTACGTCGACGACTACGCCGCGACCGACCCGGTCGCCGCGACGACGTTCGGCATCTCCGGATACGACGACCGACTGACCGACTACTCGCCCGCCGGACACGCGGCCAGAGCGGCGATCGCCGCACGCGCACTGGCCGAGATCGAAGCGGCCGAACCCGCCGACGACGGCGAACGCGCGGCCAAGGCGGTGTTCACCGAGCGGATCGGGTTGCAGCTGGAGATCCACGAAGCGGGCCTCGACGCCGCAGCGCTGAACGTAATCGCGAGCCCCGCGCAGGATCTGCGCATGGTCTTCGACCTCATGCCCACCGACACCGCGGAGGACTGGGCGACGATCGCCGCCCGGATGACGAAGGTGCCCGAAGCGCTCGACGGGCTCCGTGCCTCGCTGCTCGCGGCCGCGGACGCCGGCCAGGTGTCGGCGTTGCGGCAGGTGGGCAAGGTCGCCGAACAGGCCGAAACCTGGGCAGGGCTGAAGAACGACACCGGTTTCTTCGAGACACTGGTCTCGGGGGCGAAGGACGTCGACGAAAAGCTGCGCGCCGAACTCGGCCAGGCCGCTCAAGCCGCCCAGGAGGCGTACGCGGAGTTCGCCGGTTTCCTCCGCGCCGAACTCGCCCCGCTGGCGCCGGTCAAGGACGCCGTCGGTGCCGAGGTCTACAAGCTGTGGTCCCGGCTGTTCACCGGAGCCACCCTCGACCTGGACGAGGCCTATGCCTGGGGCTGGGCCGAATTCACCCGCATCGAAGCGGAAATGCGCGAGGTCGCCGATCGGATCAAACCCGGCGCCACCCTCGCCGAGGTGGCCGCCGCCCTCGACGCCGACCCCAAGTACGTCGTCCGCGGCCGGGCGGAATTCCAGGCCTGGATGCAGAACCTGTCCGACAACGCGTTGAAGTCGTTGCGCGGCAAGCACTTCGACATCTCCGACCGGGTCATGGCGCTGGAGTGCAAGATCGCCCCGCCCGGCGGCACCGTCGGCGCGTACTACACCGGCCCGAGCGAGGACTTCGCGCGTCCCGGCCGCATGTGGTGGTCGCTGCCGCAGGGCCGGGACCGGTTCATCACCTGGCGTGAGGTCAGCACCGTCTACCACGAGGGCGCGCCGGGCCACCACCTGCAGATCGCGACCGCGGTCGACCAGTCGAGCTCGCTCGACAAGTACCAGCGGCTGCTGGCGTTCACCTCCGGCCACGCCGAGGGCTGGGCGCTGTACTCCGAGCGGCTGATGCAGGACCTGGGCTTCCTTTCCGACGACGGCGACCTGCTCGGCATGCTGTCCGAGCAGCTCTTCCGCGCCGCGCGCGTGCTCGTCGATATCGGCATGCACCTGGAGCTGGAGATCCCGGCGGGCACCGGCTTCCACGAGGGCGAGCGCTGGACGCCCGACCTCGGCCTGGAGTTCATGCTCACCCGGACCGTCACCGACCCGGCCCACGTGCACGACGAGATCGACCGCTACCTGGGCTGGCCGGGGCAGGCGCCGTCGTACAAGCTCGGCGAACGCCTGTGGCTCGCCGCGCGGGACGAGGCCCGTGCCCGGCAGGGCGACGCCTTCGACATCAAGCAGTTCCACACGCGGGCGCTGGCGCTCGGCGGGATGGGGCTGGACACGCTGCGGGAGATGCTGGCCGCACTGGACTGA
- a CDS encoding SAV_6107 family HEPN domain-containing protein — protein sequence MSVSVVSPDDAERPGGAAQPALPMSLRPPAPPAAVSLYAQARRGLAEAERESDPAERFIGAYLAALRGAAAVLEARGRPHRGRARPASGWVLLDSVAPELKEWAAFFAANSATRAAAQAGITGKVTVELADELTKAATVFLELVRRVVHGLPMGDSAHVA from the coding sequence ATGTCCGTTTCGGTCGTGTCCCCCGACGATGCCGAGAGGCCGGGGGGCGCCGCGCAGCCCGCCCTGCCGATGTCGTTGCGCCCACCGGCACCACCCGCGGCGGTCTCCTTGTACGCGCAGGCGAGGCGGGGGCTCGCCGAGGCAGAGCGGGAAAGCGATCCCGCGGAGCGGTTCATCGGGGCGTATCTCGCCGCGCTGCGGGGCGCGGCGGCGGTACTGGAGGCCCGGGGGCGTCCGCACCGGGGCCGTGCCCGGCCGGCGAGCGGCTGGGTGCTGCTCGACTCCGTCGCGCCCGAATTGAAGGAGTGGGCGGCGTTCTTCGCGGCCAACTCCGCGACGCGGGCCGCCGCGCAGGCGGGGATCACCGGCAAGGTCACCGTCGAGCTGGCGGACGAGCTGACGAAAGCCGCCACGGTGTTCCTGGAACTCGTCCGGCGGGTGGTGCACGGGCTGCCGATGGGTGATTCGGCGCATGTCGCCTGA
- a CDS encoding EamA family transporter produces the protein MSVAVPTRARSSAALVLAGVLWGTGGLTGSLLASRAGLHPLSVAAYRLLIGGVLAIGYLWFTGGLRGLPRTTSARRRLLAVGGLFALFQTSYFVAVSSSSVSVATMTTIGSAPVLLTVATVVRTRKLPTRWTAVSLAGSLIGLALLQWTPGEEVNAAGVLFALLAAAGFAALTLVTANRVEGLDPLPTTAFGCLIGGAALTPAALWFGMAVPVQADVLALVVYFGVVPTALAYAAYFRGLEGAHPVLAALSALLEPLTAALLSTALLGERLGTVGWCGAAVLIAALAVAYSKP, from the coding sequence ATGTCCGTTGCCGTACCCACGCGCGCCCGATCGTCGGCCGCGCTCGTCCTCGCCGGTGTCCTCTGGGGAACCGGTGGCCTCACCGGATCCCTGCTCGCCTCCCGTGCGGGACTCCATCCATTGAGCGTCGCCGCGTACCGGTTGCTCATCGGCGGCGTGCTCGCCATCGGCTACCTCTGGTTCACCGGGGGCCTCCGCGGCCTTCCCCGCACGACCAGTGCCCGTCGTCGCCTCTTGGCGGTCGGCGGTTTGTTCGCCCTGTTCCAGACCAGCTATTTCGTCGCGGTCTCGTCGAGTTCCGTGAGCGTCGCGACGATGACCACCATCGGCAGCGCACCTGTTCTGCTCACCGTCGCGACGGTCGTCAGGACCAGGAAGCTCCCCACGCGGTGGACGGCGGTGTCACTGGCCGGGTCCCTCATCGGGCTCGCGCTGCTGCAGTGGACGCCCGGAGAAGAGGTCAACGCCGCCGGGGTGCTGTTCGCCCTGCTCGCCGCGGCCGGGTTCGCCGCGCTGACACTGGTGACCGCGAACCGCGTCGAGGGGCTGGATCCGTTGCCCACCACGGCGTTCGGCTGCCTGATCGGCGGCGCCGCGCTGACTCCCGCCGCGTTGTGGTTCGGGATGGCCGTGCCGGTCCAGGCCGACGTGCTCGCGCTCGTCGTCTACTTCGGCGTCGTGCCCACGGCGCTGGCGTACGCCGCGTACTTCCGCGGTCTCGAAGGCGCACATCCCGTACTGGCCGCGTTGTCCGCCCTGCTGGAACCGTTGACCGCCGCGCTGCTGTCCACGGCCCTGCTCGGGGAACGGCTGGGCACCGTGGGCTGGTGCGGCGCGGCGGTGCTCATCGCCGCGCTCGCCGTCGCCTACTCGAAGCCCTAG
- a CDS encoding maleylpyruvate isomerase family mycothiol-dependent enzyme, with amino-acid sequence MAGQAMIDQGRFLEVIGAETELMAQVAHTASADAPVPTCPGWTLGEVLRHVGSVYRVTRRWIVDGRRPGHWQRKPGPGQSLEEYFREGRDELVAELSAHDPEASAPTWWPADRSYGFWRRRMAHETTIHRIDAESAVGREVSVIPEDVALDGIDETLVLWFGQRLPLLGLSGTKTGSVGVRTAGHHWIARAGPTETVAWRCSAEEAQRADDLITGHPDKIYRWLWGRAGPTAVTVSGDQDMAGQLWALLRLATR; translated from the coding sequence ATGGCCGGGCAGGCCATGATCGACCAGGGCAGGTTCCTGGAGGTGATCGGCGCCGAAACCGAGCTGATGGCTCAGGTGGCGCACACCGCGTCCGCCGACGCGCCGGTCCCGACCTGCCCCGGCTGGACCCTCGGTGAGGTCCTCCGGCACGTGGGCAGCGTGTACCGGGTCACCCGCCGCTGGATCGTCGACGGACGGCGTCCCGGGCACTGGCAGCGCAAACCGGGGCCGGGGCAGTCGCTGGAGGAGTATTTCCGCGAAGGCCGGGACGAGCTCGTCGCCGAACTGTCCGCGCACGATCCGGAAGCCTCGGCGCCGACCTGGTGGCCGGCGGACCGCAGTTACGGGTTCTGGCGGCGGCGGATGGCGCACGAGACGACGATCCACCGGATCGACGCGGAGAGTGCCGTCGGCCGGGAAGTGTCGGTGATCCCCGAAGACGTGGCACTCGACGGGATCGACGAGACGCTGGTGCTCTGGTTCGGCCAGCGGTTGCCGTTGCTGGGCTTGTCCGGCACCAAGACCGGGTCGGTCGGCGTGCGCACCGCGGGCCACCACTGGATCGCCAGGGCCGGGCCCACGGAAACGGTCGCCTGGCGATGCTCCGCCGAAGAGGCCCAGCGCGCGGATGACCTGATCACCGGCCATCCGGACAAGATCTACCGCTGGCTCTGGGGCCGGGCGGGTCCGACGGCGGTGACGGTCAGCGGAGACCAGGACATGGCGGGACAACTCTGGGCCCTTTTGCGGCTCGCGACTCGATGA